The segment cagggtATCTGTTTCATCCGTACCAGCAGACCAGACACCAAAGTCATCTACTCCCCAGATGAGAAGTTTGAATTGGGCGTGGCCAAGGTAGAGATCTATTTCCATGCCAGTTTTACAAGAAATTCGTACTTGGGTAGATACATATTAATGCAAGGAGTAGCATAACCAGTAAACAATAGATGAGAGTGAAGCATTTCAAACCTTAAAAGTTCTTATTTAATGTTAGGCACTAAGACTAAATAAAGCAAGGAAATAATATGGTACATAGTTAATGGCTGTGGATGGTGCAAGAGGAGCAGGGCCAGGGACAACAGGGTACAGAGAGTCAGGCTACCCACCTAAAATACACCATAAGACGCCATAAGATACAGAAGATCTGAGGTGTTGTCATTGGAGTGAGTGGTTTCATGGACATACTAGTTAAAGCCAAAAATGTGTATAATAGCTGTGAAAGATTTAGAGACTCACCAGTGTTATTTGGATCAAGATAGTAAGCAGCTGTGCTTGTGTACTCGTCTATAGGTGGTGCGTAAATCTGACAATGACAAGGTGACAGTGATTGGAGCTGGTGTGACTCTGCATGAGGCCCTTACTGCTGCAGACATCCTGGCCAATGAGGGTAAGCTCATATTGCCCTCTAGTGGATAAATGTGTGGACTGCAGCCCAAGACCCAAATTTCATAACTGGTGTCCACGAAACCAGTGTTTACTAAATTAGGAGATGACGTTATTTGCTGCTCCGTTTGCTGGCACAGCCTAACATCTGTAAACTGATGTTCAACCTGCAGGAATAAACATCCGTGTGATTGACCCATTCACCATCAAGCCCCTGGATGCCTCCACTATCGTGGCCAGCGCCAGAGCTACAGGAGGCAGGATCATCACCGTAGAGGACCACTACAAAGAGGGTAagttgctttgtttgttttggatgatGACACACTGTTCTCATGAccagtgtgtatatatgcatcCCCAAGCACATCATCCATGTGTTCCACTCACGGTCCCTCTATTTTGTGCCCAGGTGGTCTGGGTGAGGCAGTGCTAACAGCAGTGGGTGAGGAGCCCGGCATCGTGGTGACCCGCCTGGCAGTAAGCGGCGTGCCCCGCAGCGGAAAGCCCCAAGAGCTGCTGGACCTCTTCGGCATCAGTGCTAAACACATTGCCCAGACCGTGCGTCAGACCTTTGCAAACTAAGGAGCACACCTGCTCTCTAGCCCCTTGTCCCGGCGTCTTCTCACTCACATTTCTCCACAATTCAAGCCTACAGCTACACAGCACTGTCTCATGTGGAACTGTAAACCTGTTTTTGCTCTAATGCCATCTTGTGGTTTTGAATCGAGTGCAGTGTTATAGTAGTGCTAGCTGACtatcagagagagagcaaagggaCAAAATGCAGTGGtgtgtctaaccctaaccccttaTTGCTAATACAGAAAACCTCCAGCGTATGCACCTTCTAGCACCCTCTGCTTTAGATAGGTTCTCATGTGGTCTTTCTGCTTAACAACATTCCTGTTTGTATCTCATGTCACTTTTTGTCAATGTTGTCTTGCCAACAGCTCAAAGATACAGCATCACCAAATACTGTAAATGTGTTGACTGTTTGATCTAAAACCTGTAAGACCATAACCAGCAGTCCATCCAGGCATCCATTGTGAACAGTCAGGCCACAACTTTGTGCGCATTCCAGGTTATCATTTCTCATCCACATTCCTGCTATCATGCCCCATGTTTCTTCTCTAAGTTTCATCGCATGACTGGCATTCATACCTCAAGTTTCTAGAAAGGATTGTTACACCAGTTCCTGTCAACCTAGtatgttttgttagttttaagTCATGGCCTTTATCACTGGCGCTGTGCTAaagaactgtattttttttgaTGTTCCACCTTGAATAGTTGCGTAACTCTTCATTTGATCTCGACCACTTGAGTGTCGCATGGTGTTACTGATGGTAGTGAAGATTCCCAGTCACCTGTCAACCCGTTAACATTGCTGTGTtgtactaaaataaaataaaaaaaaataaaaaaaacaattgacCTAATGCcactggttttctttttttttccctcaaagaaaaaaaatttagtgttagaaatgtgtgtgtggttttggcAGATAAGTGTCATACATGTTGTAGGGCTGGTATTAGTCAAGACTGTCTAGGCCACATTCACCCAGTCAGTgggaaagatggagataaaTCCCTATCAAGGAGGGTGGTCGGGGGCAACAGGTCACAGGAGGGGCAATGGAAAGAGGCTAATTGCTTGGTCCAAAGGGAGGAAACAGTTCAGGTATTTATTATTGGAAGTATCCTAGATCCTCTCGGTTCCATTTTCTGCAGTGGAAAGTGCTAATCCAGGGCGATGTGTCAGACTGAGGTTAAGCAGGCGGCTGAAGATGGTCAGTGGATTACTTCATGTTCCTGTCAGAATTTATATGAATTATACTCTGGACTCATCACTGTTTACCTTGGCAGTCACATGAGGACAtaagtgtttcagtgtttagtGTTAAATAGTCCGCTGGGCCATTTGGGGCATGTCTGGATTCCACTGTAGTCACTGTCTCACCAACTATCCTCCAACAGCAGAATGCCCAGGCTGTCTCAAATAATTACACCAACCGTTGTATGAGCCGAAATTATATTTTGGAACCcatttgcacacaaaaaatatgaacatacAAGATGATAAACATGAGTCTTGTCAATCATTGTAGTTGTTGTCTGAGACTTGACAGCATATGCACACCTTTTGACagactgaactgtgtgtgtgtgtgtgtggttgctgaGCAAATAAAGAGGGGCTGTCAACAGATTTCACCTTACAGTGAAAATCCCAGTTAGGCTCAACACTCAGCCAGTGGCACCTGCTTGGCACAGTGCGAGGGAACACGCACGCCAGCGTACATGTGTATGCCCTACAGagggtgtgtgtctgctgtatgTATGTAGAGACAAGGTCATCATTCATGTCTCAGTTGTATTTCTTTTCATACATAGATGCCAGCGGAGCCTGGTCAAACAAGGATGACTCCAGTCTCAACTGCTTCTGTCTGCTAATTCTTTCTTATCACTCGTCTAAAATTATCTCACACTACCCGTATTTCAGTCAAAAATCTATATGATGACAAGAATGATTTATCACAAATATGGAAATTTTCATTGGACATTtaccctttctctgtctcctctccactagtatcctctctctctctctctctctctctctctctctctctctctctctctctctctctctctcactcactcactctggTTCTTTCCACCTAGTGTTAGTATAAAATgggacaggagagaaaaagagggggagGTCTGTGTATTTCATAGCGTGATGAACGAAGACCTTTGTTAACAATGTgagagtttatttttttacctcTCCGCCTCATAAATATTTCTTCCCGTCTTTTTGCTCTCCATCTATTTTCATCATTCACCCTGGACTGGGCGGGTGCAAATATTGCTTTAGGTTAATAACTCAGCAGCATAATATTTACTCCCAGGATAATCTacctttgtttttgtaattccAAATTTTATTGTGGTTCATCTCCCTATGTTAACACTGAGTGTGACTGCTCCTCGGACTCTGCTGGATTTTCTTACTCATGGCATAAATGTGCCTGCCCTTTCTTTGGATTCACTCCGTCTTCCCCTCTGGACAATCTCAACCTTTAGCTCTGCAGTTCCAATTTTAGATTTTACTCTCCAGCTGAAATACCTTGGATTCAGTGAACTCCCATGATGCAAGTGTTAAGGATATGGACTATGTGCACGTGTCTGAGTATTATGATTTTACCAGTCCAAAGCCTGAACTCCATGAATGAAATGGGTGCAACCATGGTTACCACATCTGGAACACATGATTTAGAAACAGCAACCACTGACTTACCAGTGATTGATGGAGTAACGACATCGTCAGCTACAAGCCTCCCTGCCGGTAAGCTGCTGATTCTGTCTTTCAGATGTTTCCTGTGTCCTCTTATAATGATCTTGGAACTGAATTGTgctaatttaaataattttcacTTCACTGACCCATACATAAGGGTTACAGTTTAGCTCCCtcatctctttgtttctctactttgcttgcttttttttttgcctttgttgtTGAAGAAGAAAGTGAGGATGTGAAaagtgaggcagaggaggagaagcacaGGGAGCAGCTAATAGTTGATTTCAGAAAGTTGGAGGCCCATAGAAGCAGGAGAGGAACCTGGGGGAAGAGGAGACATGCGGCCACAGTGGAGGCCACTGCATACAGACTGGTATGAACAGAAAGTTACTTTTATATAATGTGACTATGTAGATATgtataattacaaataaaaaactcAAGTTGTACTATTTGATCTTCCATAtgacccattttttttctctccttgtcACTTGTGTATGGTATGgtgtgacattgttgtacaCCTGGGAAATCATGccattgtttttatgtgatCTCCTTTTGGGACAGGCAGGGCTGGGGCGCCGCTTACCAGGCTGGGGGAGGCATGGGACTAGTGGGCGGGTGACAGGCGCTCTGATGGCTGTACTTAGGGAACTTCACGCTGAGAAGAGGAGATTGATGGATCAAGAGAGAGTCGTaaaggaagatgaggatgaagaagatgatgaagatgatgatgatgaagatgacgatgatgaggacgatgaagatgatgacgatgaagaggaggaagaggtatGGGGTTGCTATATTTTGTACGAACATaaaatattgtgtgttttaGTTCATGgagaatgtatgtgtgttccAACTGATATGaaaggtatttttaaaaattccacTCGGTGttaggaggaggaagaagaagaagaagaagaaggggcagaagaggaaggaggaggaggaggagaaggggaagaagaagaaggaggagaaggggaagaagaaggaggagaaggggaggaagaaggaggagaagaagaagaggtggaGGGGACTGAGTCTCCCACCAATGAGACGACAGAGGCACCCACCAACTTCACAGACAGCCTTCCTTCAGAGTGTCTGACGGCTGATGGACACATCAGCTGCAGGGGCGTTGGCATGACTCACCTGCCAATCATCAACAGTCTGGCAGTCACAAAGCTAGATCTGGcaggtatgcatgtgtgtgggtgtatatgTTTAGAATGGGGAGTATGTTTCTGCTTAATTGTATATCACAGCATATAATTAGACACTGGAAAAAAGGAGGCAGCAGTTGTTTTAATTACTTTACCTATTTTGGCTTATTTGTAAAAGTTTCCACTACCCACTGTGTTACCCATATAGATTTTCCTGTTTTGGTCCCAACAAAGATTATCTGAATCGAAGTGGGAAAATTTTGAGCAATGCAACACATTTCCAACGTGTTAATCCAAATCaaagaaataacacaaaaatgtCAAGAGAAAATGAGTTGAAACTCACTGTTGGGTTGAGTTGACTCACTGTTGGCTCCTGCTGTGCATCTGGTAAAAATTTGCTTGGCCACAAGGTGCTGCCATTGCCCAAAGTATTTACACTCTTCTTTGCATAATCACtgaaacaaaagagaaatgGCTCTAATGGTACCTGCTTTGCTTGTATGTCAACAAGACTTGACCCGGCTGACGTGTTTTTGCAGAGAACAGCATCAGTCACATCAATCCAGAGGGTTTCTCTGGTATCCCAAACATCGAGACTCTTGAtctgagcaaaaacaaactggATGATGAGTCACTCGGCCCAAACCTGCTGTCTGTGAGTACCACTACACTTTATGCATATTTTAACACTGTGCAGCCATTATCTAGAGCTCTCCCCCTTTGTCATTCTCAACAATTTAGGCTGGTATTCATCTGCAAACACTGCAGATTGTATCTATCAAGCTATTCTGTGTAGGTTTCACCATGCTTGCCTGTGCATCCCACCACTATAAGAAGGTTTTACTAAGGTTACCCGTTCTGATTGTAAGACACAATATTGTTGCCTACTGTATATGCCATCCCAGTATAAAACAAAAGTACATTTTGTATCAAAACTATATTGTAGGAACACTGTAGAGATGCATTAACTAGTCCCTTCTAAGAATAAAGTCTGGCTAGCAGTCTCTAAATGACCACAGGGCAGAGACCACAGACCAAACAGAAACCCTGACCACACTGAGGCACCCTACCACActcggaccaatcacagcatgGCACCATGGGGCTGCTCGTTCAGTATTGGCTGGACAGATCTTTCGGAAAACAGCTGCAGCCAATGATCCAGAGGGAAAAAGGAAATTATTTATAGAggtagaaattatttttttcttcatctgccCATTTCCAAATAATGACAGAGGGTTAGTGGACTGGCTGAAGGGATGCTGGTATAGAGACATGGTCTATTGCTCTCACTTGACACAAATCAACCACAGCAGCTTTCAATGAAGGGCCAAGTAGGATGGCTTTACCCGAAATACTACATGATTGATTGCAAAGTGGAGGCGTGTGGGCCTAACATTCTCTTATTTGGTGTGGTTCTCTGAATTGTGTCACTGTGTCCAGCTGGGCAAGTTGGGAATGAAAAAGTCTGGATACCAAGTTATACATGCTGTTCGTTGTAGCCCAGTTCCTAACTCGACCCCCCTTTTCTTTGTCCTATGGGTTTTATAGAACTTAACCTTTCTGAAGAAGCTGAACCTAGATGGCAACCACCTAACGAAGATCCCAGCACTGCCACCATCTCTGGAAGAACTGAGAATGAACAGCAACCAACTTGACTCACTCACCCCTCACTGCTTCATGGGTAggagtgtgtctatgtgtgagggagagagttgGGAGGGACGGGGGGTGTCACCTATGTGTGCAGGTGATGatcttatttccttttttagGTTTGGTGAACctgctgtctctgcagctgcaggACAATATTCTCTATGAGGGCAACGTGTCTCCTTTAGCCTTCAAGCCACTAGAGAGGATTGTGGACCTGCGATTGGACAACAACCGCTTCCGCTTCTTTCCTCAGggccttccttcctctctgcagGTCAGCCTGATCAAGATACACGGAGCAGCAGGTGCAGAGAACCACCGCAGTATTAGGCGGAGCTGAAAATGGCCCTGAAGCAGGAAAATGATATACAGCAAGTCCAGATCTTTACCCTAACCTCAAACTGAGCAGACCCGTCCCTAAACTTAATGATCACTAGCCAGCTTAGGGGCTTTGGTTTAAAAGCCTTGGTCTAAAACTGTGGATCTCTCGGCCCCTGTCCCTGCAGTTCAGTGATCTGAGCTTGATCACCAAATGGAGAATTTCTTGcagttacaaaaacacaaatgcaaattagCAGCATGACAGGACTTCATGACCCATGAACCCTGGTCTTCCCTGTGCCTACTATGCTACCCTGCTGCCCCACATGGCATAGCGTCATAACGTCATCATTTCTATTCCTTagtctttctctgtttgttttcatccagGAGCTGAGAATAAGTGACAATCAGATAGAGGATGTGACAGAAGAGGCTCTGAGTGGATGTGTCCATCTGAGACTGCTGAACCTGAGTCACAACGTGCTGCACGAACAGAGCATCGCTGCTCGGGCCTGGACCAATCTCACGTACGTCTCTCCATCTTGTATTAAATCAAGTCACCCAACCACTACTTTATAAAACTCGTTATCGACTCATCTCTCCCGAGACACTGTTCTGGGGTCAGCTGTGCTACTTCAGCACTCATAGACAAGCTgagtgatgaggatgatgaagctGGTCCTTGTCAGCACTTGAGGGCCGCTTCATCCCAGAGCTGCTGAATGTCTTGTAGTTCCCTAATCAGCCACAAGAGGGTGGACTTATttttcagatcaatgtttttttttttttttttttttttccccaattttattttctaagcTGTTATTACCCCACTTAGCAGTTAGCATGCTTTGTAATAATGGGTTTTCATCAAAAGTTGATGAAAAGACAGCTCCATAATCCATAAAAACATATCTGtcatcaatatcaatatataatataatatatgaaGCTGATGCCCtgactcacactgacacactgacacacacacacacacacacaca is part of the Myripristis murdjan chromosome 7, fMyrMur1.1, whole genome shotgun sequence genome and harbors:
- the LOC115361588 gene encoding extracellular matrix protein 2; this translates as MTHLPIINSLAVTKLDLAENSISHINPEGFSGIPNIETLDLSKNKLDDESLGPNLLSNLTFLKKLNLDGNHLTKIPALPPSLEELRMNSNQLDSLTPHCFMGLVNLLSLQLQDNILYEGNVSPLAFKPLERIVDLRLDNNRFRFFPQGLPSSLQELRISDNQIEDVTEEALSGCVHLRLLNLSHNVLHEQSIAARAWTNLTALEDLDMSYNRLTSVPMHLPRPLRHLTLQHNAIRHIPAHIFRHLRPGLKSLFLSHNVLGDDGLERFSFAGTYRTLGKLLLDNNRLEEVPRWLRQFKNLQVLRLDNNQIRSLRQWGVCHPRNSGSSLTSVHLENNLLEVEKIPPKAFSCLIDAQGLVL